The following are encoded in a window of Kogia breviceps isolate mKogBre1 chromosome 12, mKogBre1 haplotype 1, whole genome shotgun sequence genomic DNA:
- the SLC25A3 gene encoding solute carrier family 25 member 3 isoform X1, which produces MFSSVAHLARANPFNAPHLQLVQDGLAGPRSNPSGPPGPPRRSRKLAAAAVEEQYSCDYGSGRFFLLCGLGGIISCGTTHTALVPLDLVKCRMQVDPQKYKGIFNGFSITLKEDGVRGLAKGWAPTFIGYSMQGLCKFGFYEVFKVLYSNMLGEENAYLWRTSLYLAASASAEFFADIALAPMEAAKVRIQTQPGYANTLRDAAPKMYKEEGLKAFYKGVAPLWMRQIPYTMMKFACFERTVEALYKFVVPKPRSECSKPEQLVVTFVAGYIAGVFCAIVSHPADSVVSVLNKEKGSSASLVLQRLGFRGVWKGLFARIIMIGTLTALQWFIYDSVKVYFRLPRPPPPEMPESLKKKLGYTQ; this is translated from the exons ATGTTCTCGTCCGTGGCGCACTTGGCGCGGGCGAACCCCTTCAACGCGCCCCACCTGCAGCTGGTGCAGGATGGCCTCGCGGGCCCCCGCAGCAACCCCTCTGGGCCCCCGGGCCCACCCCGCCGCTCCCGCAAGCTGGCAGCCGCCGCTGTCGAAG AGCAGTATAGCTGTGACTATGGATCTGGCAGATTCTTTCTCCTCTGTGGACTTGGAGGAATTATTAGTTGTGGCACAACACATACAGCATTGGTTCCTCTAGATCTGGTTAAATGCAGAATGCAG GTGGACCCACAAAAGTACAAGGGCATATTTAATGGATTCTCAATTACACTCAAAGAAGATGGTGTTCGTGGTTTGGCCAAAGGATGGGCTCCGACTTTCATTGGCTACTCTATGCAAGGGCTCTGCAAATTTGGCTTTTATGAAGTCTTCAAAGTTTTGTATAGCAACATGCTTGGAGAG GAGAATGCCTATCTCTGGCGCACATCACTATATTTGGCTGCCTCTGCCAGTGCTGAATTCTTTGCTGACATTGCTCTGGCTCCTATGGAAGCTGCTAAGGTTCGAATTCAAACCCAACCAGGATATGCTAACACTTTGAGGGATGCAGCTCCCAAAATGTATAAGGAAGAAGGTTTAAAGGC ATTCTACAAGGGGGTTGCTCCTCTCTGGATGAGACAGAtaccatacaccatgatgaagttcGCCTGCTTTGAACGTACTGTTGAAGCATTGTACAAGTTTGTGGTTCCCAAGCCCCGAAGTGAATGTTCAAAGCCAGAGCAGCTGGTTGTCACATTTGTGGCAGGTTACATAG CTGGAGTCTTCTGTGCCATTGTTTCTCACCCTGCTGATTCTGTGGTGTCTGTGTTGAATAAAGAGAAGGGTAGCAGTGCGTCTCTGGTCCTCCAGAGACTTGGATTTagag GTGTATGGAAGGGACTCTTTGCCCGTATCATCATGATTGGCACTCTGACTGCACTGCAGTGGTTCATCTATGACTCCGTGAAGGTCTACTTCAGGCTCCCTCGCCCTCCTCCACCTGAGATGCCTGAATCTCTGAAGAAGAAGCTTGGGTACACTCAGTAG
- the SLC25A3 gene encoding solute carrier family 25 member 3 isoform X2, whose product MFSSVAHLARANPFNAPHLQLVQDGLAGPRSNPSGPPGPPRRSRKLAAAAVEEYSCEYGSAKFYALCGFGGVLSCGLTHTAVVPLDLVKCRMQVDPQKYKGIFNGFSITLKEDGVRGLAKGWAPTFIGYSMQGLCKFGFYEVFKVLYSNMLGEENAYLWRTSLYLAASASAEFFADIALAPMEAAKVRIQTQPGYANTLRDAAPKMYKEEGLKAFYKGVAPLWMRQIPYTMMKFACFERTVEALYKFVVPKPRSECSKPEQLVVTFVAGYIAGVFCAIVSHPADSVVSVLNKEKGSSASLVLQRLGFRGVWKGLFARIIMIGTLTALQWFIYDSVKVYFRLPRPPPPEMPESLKKKLGYTQ is encoded by the exons ATGTTCTCGTCCGTGGCGCACTTGGCGCGGGCGAACCCCTTCAACGCGCCCCACCTGCAGCTGGTGCAGGATGGCCTCGCGGGCCCCCGCAGCAACCCCTCTGGGCCCCCGGGCCCACCCCGCCGCTCCCGCAAGCTGGCAGCCGCCGCTGTCGAAG AGTACAGTTGTGAATATGGCTCTGCGAAGTTTTACGCACTGTGTGGCTTTGGTGGGGTCTTAAGTTGTGGTCTGACACACACTGCTGTTGTTCCTCTGGATTTAGTGAAATGCCGTATGCAG GTGGACCCACAAAAGTACAAGGGCATATTTAATGGATTCTCAATTACACTCAAAGAAGATGGTGTTCGTGGTTTGGCCAAAGGATGGGCTCCGACTTTCATTGGCTACTCTATGCAAGGGCTCTGCAAATTTGGCTTTTATGAAGTCTTCAAAGTTTTGTATAGCAACATGCTTGGAGAG GAGAATGCCTATCTCTGGCGCACATCACTATATTTGGCTGCCTCTGCCAGTGCTGAATTCTTTGCTGACATTGCTCTGGCTCCTATGGAAGCTGCTAAGGTTCGAATTCAAACCCAACCAGGATATGCTAACACTTTGAGGGATGCAGCTCCCAAAATGTATAAGGAAGAAGGTTTAAAGGC ATTCTACAAGGGGGTTGCTCCTCTCTGGATGAGACAGAtaccatacaccatgatgaagttcGCCTGCTTTGAACGTACTGTTGAAGCATTGTACAAGTTTGTGGTTCCCAAGCCCCGAAGTGAATGTTCAAAGCCAGAGCAGCTGGTTGTCACATTTGTGGCAGGTTACATAG CTGGAGTCTTCTGTGCCATTGTTTCTCACCCTGCTGATTCTGTGGTGTCTGTGTTGAATAAAGAGAAGGGTAGCAGTGCGTCTCTGGTCCTCCAGAGACTTGGATTTagag GTGTATGGAAGGGACTCTTTGCCCGTATCATCATGATTGGCACTCTGACTGCACTGCAGTGGTTCATCTATGACTCCGTGAAGGTCTACTTCAGGCTCCCTCGCCCTCCTCCACCTGAGATGCCTGAATCTCTGAAGAAGAAGCTTGGGTACACTCAGTAG